Proteins encoded by one window of Pseudomonas sp. PSKL.D1:
- the vapC gene encoding type II toxin-antitoxin system tRNA(fMet)-specific endonuclease VapC, producing MLRYMLDTNICIFTIKNKPQQVREAFNRHHGQMAISTVTLMELVYGAEKSAYPDRNLTIVEGFAARLEVVEYDSLAAEHSGQLRAELAKAGTPIGPYDQLIAGHARARGLVLVTNNLREFQRVPGLRVEDWLISPTDSA from the coding sequence ATGCTCAGATACATGCTCGATACGAACATCTGCATCTTTACTATCAAGAACAAGCCACAACAGGTACGTGAAGCTTTCAATCGGCACCACGGCCAGATGGCAATCAGCACCGTCACTTTGATGGAGTTGGTCTACGGTGCAGAAAAATCAGCATACCCGGATCGCAATCTCACGATTGTGGAAGGTTTCGCTGCCCGCCTGGAAGTAGTCGAATATGACAGCCTCGCGGCTGAGCACAGTGGTCAGTTACGAGCAGAATTGGCCAAAGCGGGCACGCCCATTGGCCCCTATGATCAACTGATTGCCGGCCATGCCCGGGCACGAGGCCTTGTGCTCGTAACAAACAACCTGAGGGAGTTTCAGCGTGTTCCGGGACTTCGGGTGGAAGACTGGCTGATTTCTCCGACAGACTCAGCCTAA
- a CDS encoding NfeD family protein has translation MEMQWWIWLVFGIGLILLELVLPTFFIIWFGIGAVLVSLISLAMPTLQLDMQVLLWVLFSSATTALWFKLFRRKQPDVRWTAESVIGEVGLLITNVSEFQKGRVRFQKPILGNEEWTCVADSDIPSGERVRLVAIEGNTARVIRA, from the coding sequence ATGGAAATGCAATGGTGGATCTGGCTGGTCTTCGGCATCGGGCTGATCCTGCTCGAACTGGTCCTGCCCACGTTCTTCATCATCTGGTTCGGCATCGGCGCCGTGCTGGTTTCGCTCATCTCGCTGGCAATGCCAACGCTGCAACTGGACATGCAGGTGTTGCTGTGGGTGCTTTTCTCTTCTGCCACCACGGCGCTGTGGTTCAAGCTGTTCCGGCGCAAGCAGCCGGATGTGCGCTGGACGGCCGAGAGCGTCATCGGCGAAGTGGGGCTGTTGATCACCAACGTATCGGAATTCCAGAAAGGCCGTGTGCGCTTCCAGAAGCCGATCCTCGGTAACGAGGAATGGACCTGCGTCGCCGACAGCGACATCCCGTCCGGCGAGCGCGTAAGGCTCGTCGCCATCGAAGGTAACACTGCCCGGGTGATTCGGGCCTGA
- a CDS encoding copper chaperone PCu(A)C — MLKQALAVAALLLPAAFANAHEYTVGDLHIAHPWSLALPPNAPNVAAYFIVHNNGKADDRLLSVDSPISNDAQLHEHAMTAAGAMKMQQVNSVAVPAGKDLTFAPSAYHVMLMQPKDRSLLADGKRFPLTLHFEKAGDITVEVAVQKQPPTDQPQAHEHAH, encoded by the coding sequence ATGCTCAAGCAAGCTCTCGCAGTGGCCGCCTTGTTGCTACCCGCCGCCTTCGCCAACGCCCACGAATACACGGTGGGCGACCTGCACATCGCCCACCCGTGGTCGCTGGCGCTGCCACCCAACGCGCCGAACGTCGCGGCCTATTTCATCGTGCACAACAATGGCAAGGCCGATGACCGCCTGCTGAGTGTCGACAGCCCCATCAGCAACGATGCCCAGTTGCACGAACATGCCATGACTGCTGCTGGCGCCATGAAGATGCAGCAGGTGAACAGTGTGGCGGTGCCCGCCGGCAAAGACCTGACCTTCGCCCCCAGCGCCTATCACGTGATGCTCATGCAGCCTAAGGACCGCAGCCTGCTGGCCGATGGCAAGCGCTTCCCGCTGACCCTGCATTTCGAAAAGGCAGGCGACATTACCGTGGAGGTGGCCGTGCAGAAGCAGCCGCCAACGGACCAACCCCAGGCCCACGAACACGCGCACTGA
- a CDS encoding cobalt-precorrin-6A reductase, translating into MTRRILLLGGVTEALAIARTLGPEHVYSLAGIGRVPQDLQCQVRVGGYGGAEGLANYLREAGITLLIDATHPYAAQISRNAAAAAQAVGIPCWALRRPAWQAQPGDDWREVADWAELVEALKPFKRPLFTLGREPLQHLEEIPPGQFWTLRALEACQGNEQCEVIAARGPFHIDDERRLFERRQIDVLVSKNSGSVATEPKLDVAHELGLPVLILKRPALPLTDQTFTELNALLECLS; encoded by the coding sequence ATGACACGGCGTATCCTGCTGCTAGGCGGCGTCACCGAGGCGCTGGCCATTGCCCGCACGCTCGGGCCGGAACATGTCTACAGCCTGGCGGGCATCGGCCGGGTACCGCAAGACCTGCAATGCCAGGTGCGGGTGGGCGGCTATGGCGGGGCCGAAGGTTTGGCAAACTACCTGCGCGAGGCGGGCATCACGTTGCTGATCGATGCCACCCACCCCTACGCCGCGCAAATCAGCCGCAATGCTGCAGCGGCGGCCCAGGCCGTGGGCATTCCCTGCTGGGCCTTGCGCCGCCCCGCCTGGCAGGCACAGCCAGGGGACGACTGGCGCGAAGTGGCCGACTGGGCCGAGCTGGTTGAAGCGCTCAAGCCATTCAAGCGGCCGCTGTTTACCCTTGGGCGCGAACCGCTGCAGCATCTTGAAGAGATTCCGCCGGGGCAGTTCTGGACGTTGCGGGCATTGGAAGCGTGCCAGGGCAATGAGCAGTGTGAAGTGATTGCTGCCCGAGGGCCGTTTCACATTGACGATGAACGCCGCCTGTTCGAACGCAGGCAAATCGACGTACTGGTGAGCAAGAACAGTGGCAGCGTGGCAACTGAGCCCAAGCTTGATGTGGCGCACGAACTGGGGTTACCGGTTTTGATTCTCAAGCGGCCAGCATTGCCCTTGACCGACCAGACATTTACTGAGTTAAACGCCTTGCTGGAATGCCTGAGCTAA
- the vapB gene encoding type II toxin-antitoxin system VapB family antitoxin — protein sequence MEQGAVFKSNRSQAIRLPKSVALPDEVTRVDIVAVGRTRIITPAGEAWDSWFDGNDVSPDFMAERDQPDDQEREGF from the coding sequence ATGGAGCAAGGTGCTGTCTTCAAAAGCAACCGCAGCCAGGCAATCCGCCTACCTAAGTCCGTTGCTCTTCCCGATGAGGTCACACGCGTGGATATTGTCGCCGTAGGACGTACCCGTATCATCACACCTGCTGGCGAAGCGTGGGACAGCTGGTTTGATGGTAATGACGTGAGCCCAGACTTCATGGCTGAGCGCGACCAACCTGACGATCAGGAGCGCGAAGGGTTTTAA
- a CDS encoding PepSY-associated TM helix domain-containing protein, which produces MSGTRVSFYNLAWRWHFYAGLFVAPFMILLAITGIIYLFKPQLDPIMYRDLMVVEAGHHRQGADVMLAEVRQAYPKGHVGQYLPPLDAERSAQFVVHDTGRELNVFVDPYSGKILGEQDAKQNLQAIARALHGELMVGTVGDRLIELAAGWGIVLVVSGLYLWWPRGRKSSGVLWPRLSAKGRVFWRDLHAVTGFWGSALLLLMLISGMTWTGLWGKQYADLWNRFPAAMWNDVPKSDQQAGELNSAHRQTVPWAMENTPMPQSGAHAEHAGHHMMSNMPAAPQVSLQQVEDLATLREVEPGYSITVPTTADGVYTIAVFADDPRNDATLHVDQYTGKVLADVRWQDYSPVARATELGVMLHEGKMFGPLNQVIILLVCLMILLGSVSGLVMWWKRRPEGGLGVPPLRHDLPRWKTAVGVMLVLGVMFPLVGVSMVVMWVVDSLVVRRRVLVGA; this is translated from the coding sequence ATGAGCGGAACACGCGTTTCCTTCTATAACCTGGCTTGGCGCTGGCACTTCTATGCCGGGCTGTTCGTTGCCCCTTTCATGATCCTGCTGGCGATCACCGGGATCATCTACCTGTTCAAGCCGCAGCTTGACCCGATCATGTACCGCGACCTGATGGTGGTCGAAGCCGGGCATCACCGCCAGGGCGCCGATGTGATGCTGGCCGAAGTCCGCCAGGCGTACCCCAAGGGCCATGTCGGGCAGTACCTGCCACCGCTCGACGCCGAACGAAGCGCGCAGTTCGTGGTGCATGACACCGGGCGCGAGCTGAACGTGTTCGTCGACCCGTACAGCGGCAAGATCCTCGGCGAGCAGGATGCCAAGCAGAACCTGCAAGCCATCGCCCGCGCCCTGCATGGCGAGCTGATGGTTGGCACGGTTGGTGACCGGCTGATCGAGCTGGCGGCGGGCTGGGGCATCGTGCTGGTGGTGTCCGGCCTGTACCTGTGGTGGCCGCGTGGCCGTAAAAGCTCGGGGGTGCTGTGGCCGCGGCTGTCGGCCAAGGGCCGAGTCTTCTGGCGCGACCTGCACGCGGTAACCGGTTTCTGGGGCTCGGCCCTGCTGCTGCTGATGCTGATCAGCGGCATGACCTGGACCGGCCTGTGGGGCAAGCAGTATGCAGACCTGTGGAACCGCTTTCCGGCGGCCATGTGGAATGACGTGCCCAAATCCGACCAACAGGCTGGCGAGCTGAACAGCGCCCATCGCCAGACGGTGCCCTGGGCGATGGAGAACACACCGATGCCGCAATCCGGTGCACACGCCGAGCATGCCGGGCACCACATGATGTCGAACATGCCGGCCGCGCCACAGGTGAGCCTGCAGCAAGTGGAAGACTTGGCCACCTTGCGCGAGGTGGAGCCGGGCTACAGCATCACCGTGCCGACCACTGCCGATGGCGTGTACACCATCGCCGTGTTCGCCGACGACCCACGCAACGATGCCACCCTGCATGTGGACCAGTACACCGGCAAGGTGCTGGCCGATGTGCGCTGGCAGGATTACAGCCCGGTCGCCCGAGCCACCGAGCTGGGGGTGATGTTGCATGAAGGCAAGATGTTCGGGCCGCTGAATCAGGTCATTATCCTGTTGGTGTGCCTGATGATTCTGCTGGGTTCGGTGAGCGGGTTGGTGATGTGGTGGAAGCGTCGGCCGGAAGGCGGGCTGGGTGTGCCGCCGCTTCGCCATGACCTGCCGCGTTGGAAAACGGCGGTGGGGGTGATGCTGGTGCTGGGGGTGATGTTCCCGCTGGTGGGGGTGTCGATGGTGGTGATGTGGGTTGTGGATAGTCTGGTGGTGCGGCGCCGCGTACTGGTTGGGGCTTGA
- a CDS encoding TonB-dependent copper receptor — protein MSGCTSVFPPALRGTFAALCGTLLAPMALAADPGHEGHQHEQAELSPTVITAIAPSSPLTVVTNPKDPRQPVPASDGADYLKTIPGFSAIRAGGTNGDPVLRGMFGSRLNILTNGGMMLGACPNRMDAPTSYIAPETYDRLTVIKGPQSVIWGPGGSAGTILFEREPEKFGTLGSRVNASLLAGSNGRFDKVLDAAAGNSQGYARFVGNQSRSDDYDDGKGDTVPSRWEKWNGDVALGWTPDENTLLELTAGKGDGEARYAGRGMDGSQFKRESLGLRFEKSNLGEVLDKVEAQVYYNYADHVMDNYSLRTPSGTGMMAGPMAAAVERRTLGGRIKATWRWADVQLISGIDAQTNEHRARSAMGVDTYKNEPWTKDADFHNYGVFGELTWYATGADRLITGARLDRASARDFREDSATNGNTRADTLPSGFVRFEHDLAALPATTYIGLGHAQRFPDYWELFSPDQGPAGSTNAFDSIKPEKTTQLDFGIQYRDERLEAWASGYVGQIRDYILFDYRTGMMGMSTTQAQNIDARIMGGELGAAYKLTENWKADATLAYAWGKNSSDGKALPQMPPLESRLGLTYSRDTWSAGALWRLVSAQNRIAENQGNVVGKDYEKSAGFGVFSLNGAYKVNQNLKLSAGVDNLFDKTYAEHLNLAGNAGFGYPATDPQPVNEPGRTFWTKVDFSF, from the coding sequence ATGTCCGGCTGCACCTCCGTTTTCCCTCCCGCCCTGCGCGGGACATTCGCCGCCCTGTGCGGCACCCTGCTCGCGCCCATGGCCCTGGCCGCCGACCCCGGCCATGAAGGCCATCAACACGAGCAAGCCGAACTGAGCCCGACGGTAATCACTGCCATCGCGCCCAGCTCGCCGCTGACCGTGGTCACCAACCCGAAAGACCCGCGCCAGCCGGTGCCGGCCAGCGATGGTGCCGACTACCTGAAGACCATCCCCGGCTTTTCGGCGATCCGCGCCGGGGGCACCAATGGCGACCCGGTGCTGCGCGGCATGTTCGGCTCGCGCCTGAATATCCTCACCAACGGCGGGATGATGCTGGGTGCCTGCCCCAACCGCATGGACGCGCCAACGTCCTACATCGCGCCGGAAACCTACGACCGCCTTACCGTAATCAAAGGCCCGCAAAGCGTGATCTGGGGGCCGGGCGGTTCGGCGGGCACCATTCTGTTCGAGCGCGAGCCAGAGAAGTTCGGCACCTTGGGCAGCCGGGTCAACGCCAGCCTGTTGGCCGGGTCCAACGGCCGCTTTGACAAGGTGCTGGATGCCGCAGCCGGCAACAGCCAGGGCTACGCCCGCTTTGTCGGCAACCAGTCGCGCTCGGACGACTATGACGATGGCAAAGGTGACACCGTGCCGTCACGCTGGGAAAAATGGAACGGCGACGTGGCGCTGGGCTGGACCCCGGACGAGAACACGCTGCTGGAACTGACCGCGGGCAAGGGCGATGGCGAGGCCCGTTACGCCGGGCGCGGCATGGACGGTTCGCAGTTCAAGCGCGAAAGCCTGGGCCTGCGGTTTGAAAAGTCCAACCTCGGCGAAGTGCTCGACAAGGTCGAGGCGCAGGTCTACTACAACTACGCCGACCACGTAATGGACAACTACAGCCTGCGCACCCCATCAGGCACCGGCATGATGGCCGGCCCCATGGCTGCCGCCGTAGAACGCCGTACCTTGGGTGGGCGCATCAAGGCAACCTGGCGTTGGGCAGATGTGCAACTGATCAGCGGCATCGATGCGCAAACCAACGAACACCGCGCACGCAGTGCAATGGGTGTAGACACCTACAAGAACGAGCCATGGACCAAGGACGCCGACTTCCATAACTACGGAGTCTTCGGCGAGCTCACCTGGTACGCCACCGGTGCCGATCGCCTGATTACCGGCGCCCGCCTGGACCGCGCCTCGGCACGGGACTTCCGTGAAGACAGCGCCACCAACGGCAACACCCGGGCTGACACCCTGCCCAGTGGCTTCGTGCGCTTCGAACACGACCTGGCAGCCCTGCCAGCCACCACCTACATCGGCCTCGGTCACGCGCAACGCTTCCCCGATTACTGGGAGTTGTTCTCCCCTGACCAAGGCCCGGCCGGCTCGACCAACGCCTTCGACAGCATCAAGCCCGAGAAGACCACCCAGCTCGACTTCGGCATCCAGTACCGCGACGAGCGCCTGGAAGCCTGGGCATCGGGCTACGTGGGGCAAATCCGCGACTACATCCTGTTCGACTACCGCACCGGCATGATGGGCATGAGCACTACCCAGGCGCAAAACATCGACGCACGCATCATGGGCGGCGAGCTGGGCGCGGCCTACAAGCTCACCGAAAACTGGAAGGCCGATGCCACCCTGGCCTACGCCTGGGGCAAGAACAGCAGCGATGGCAAGGCACTGCCGCAAATGCCACCACTTGAGAGTCGCCTGGGCCTGACCTACAGCCGCGACACCTGGAGCGCCGGCGCCTTGTGGCGCTTGGTGTCCGCACAAAACCGCATCGCCGAAAACCAGGGCAATGTGGTGGGCAAGGATTACGAGAAAAGTGCCGGTTTCGGCGTGTTCTCGCTTAACGGCGCCTACAAGGTCAATCAAAACCTCAAGCTCAGCGCAGGCGTCGACAACCTGTTCGACAAAACCTACGCCGAGCACCTGAACCTGGCCGGGAATGCCGGGTTCGGCTACCCGGCCACGGATCCACAGCCGGTGAATGAGCCAGGCCGTACCTTCTGGACCAAGGTCGACTTCAGCTTCTGA
- a CDS encoding DUF2946 domain-containing protein produces the protein MPPRRHIAWIACLAVLFNLLAMPLSSAAPKGPAEQLLWGAFCSSVAGKAKVDVQALAKIDLGTQSDQHANMQHCWCCSGTGPVLALPGYPPQLHNPPTLLAGNAPSLVTYWPTPRQQWPALNPRASPIA, from the coding sequence ATGCCCCCACGTCGGCACATCGCCTGGATAGCCTGCTTGGCAGTGCTGTTCAACCTGCTGGCCATGCCGCTGTCTTCTGCCGCGCCCAAGGGCCCGGCCGAGCAGCTGCTGTGGGGGGCTTTCTGTTCCAGCGTTGCGGGCAAGGCCAAGGTTGATGTGCAGGCCCTGGCCAAGATCGACCTCGGTACGCAAAGCGACCAGCATGCCAACATGCAGCACTGCTGGTGCTGCTCTGGCACAGGCCCTGTGCTGGCCCTGCCTGGCTACCCGCCACAGTTGCACAACCCGCCCACGCTACTGGCCGGCAATGCCCCATCACTCGTAACCTACTGGCCCACACCGCGCCAGCAATGGCCTGCGCTCAATCCCCGTGCCTCTCCCATCGCCTGA
- a CDS encoding SPFH domain-containing protein: protein MTSLIVVAVLAVFVLITVFKGVRIVPQGEEWIVERLGRYHSTLKPGLNIVIPYMDVVAYRLPTKDIILDVQQQEIITRDNAVIVANALCFAKVVDPQKASYGVQNFSFAVTSLTMTSLRAIVGAMDLDEALSSREQIKARLREAMSEQTEDWGVTVRSVEIQDIKPSENMQMAMERQAAAERERKADVTRAEGAKQAAILEAEARLQAAKLDAEAQINLAEASARAIELVKEAVGSETVPAMYLLGERYVGAMENLASSNNAKVVVLPADLQETVRGLMGRNKA from the coding sequence ATGACCAGCCTCATCGTTGTTGCCGTACTCGCTGTATTTGTTCTCATCACCGTGTTCAAAGGGGTACGCATCGTGCCTCAGGGCGAAGAGTGGATCGTCGAGCGCCTGGGCCGCTACCACAGCACCCTCAAGCCCGGCCTCAACATCGTCATCCCGTACATGGACGTGGTTGCCTACCGCCTGCCTACCAAAGACATCATCCTCGATGTGCAGCAGCAGGAAATCATCACCCGGGACAACGCCGTGATCGTTGCCAACGCCCTGTGCTTTGCCAAAGTCGTGGACCCGCAAAAGGCTTCCTACGGGGTGCAGAACTTCTCGTTTGCCGTGACCAGCCTGACCATGACGTCGCTGCGTGCCATCGTCGGTGCGATGGACCTGGACGAGGCGCTGTCGAGCCGTGAGCAGATCAAGGCGCGCCTGCGCGAAGCAATGTCCGAACAGACCGAAGACTGGGGCGTAACCGTGCGTTCGGTGGAGATCCAGGACATCAAGCCGTCCGAGAACATGCAAATGGCCATGGAGCGCCAGGCCGCCGCCGAGCGGGAACGTAAGGCCGACGTCACCCGCGCCGAAGGCGCCAAGCAGGCCGCCATCCTTGAGGCCGAGGCGCGGTTGCAAGCGGCCAAGCTGGATGCAGAAGCGCAGATCAACCTGGCAGAAGCATCGGCACGGGCAATCGAGCTGGTCAAGGAAGCCGTAGGCAGCGAAACGGTGCCGGCAATGTACCTGTTGGGTGAGCGTTACGTAGGGGCGATGGAGAACCTGGCCAGCAGCAACAATGCCAAGGTTGTGGTGCTGCCAGCCGACCTGCAGGAAACCGTGCGCGGGTTGATGGGCCGTAACAAGGCTTGA
- a CDS encoding DUF2946 domain-containing protein — protein MSLPRNRLSRTTRPERRRIGGGWLSLFAMWMIFIGPLVSQSMPMEHHAGMQMPMDMQMPAGHEHGAHHGHGNDGQLHVMWEKCGYCSLLFNCPALPQTLSPLSVGIVVPATLLSIPTHHGHARQAVFPGARSRAPPLMISV, from the coding sequence ATGAGCCTGCCGCGCAACCGCCTCAGCCGTACCACCCGCCCTGAACGCAGGCGCATCGGTGGCGGCTGGCTGAGCCTGTTCGCCATGTGGATGATCTTCATCGGCCCGCTGGTTTCCCAGTCGATGCCGATGGAACACCACGCTGGCATGCAAATGCCAATGGACATGCAGATGCCCGCCGGGCACGAGCATGGTGCGCACCACGGCCACGGCAATGATGGCCAACTGCATGTGATGTGGGAAAAGTGCGGTTACTGCAGCCTGCTGTTCAACTGCCCCGCACTGCCGCAAACCCTCAGCCCGCTCAGCGTGGGCATCGTCGTACCCGCCACGCTTCTTTCTATCCCCACACACCATGGCCACGCCCGGCAGGCCGTGTTTCCGGGTGCCCGCAGCCGCGCGCCCCCACTAATGATCAGCGTCTGA